The following proteins come from a genomic window of Salvia hispanica cultivar TCC Black 2014 chromosome 4, UniMelb_Shisp_WGS_1.0, whole genome shotgun sequence:
- the LOC125220706 gene encoding uncharacterized protein LOC125220706, with protein MAPYEALYGRKCRLDAVDERRALGLDAVEEMVEIVRQIRARMKKAQDRQKSYADVQRTDLQFHAGDKVFLKVSPSKGITRFGVKGKLKPRFIRPYGILEGVGLVAYRLALPPSLGNVHNVFHASQLRIHVFDPKHVIRYEDVAVHPDLGYEEQPQMILDQKVQTSRNKSTAFVKIQRRNHGPEEATWELEDKMIELYPKLFP; from the coding sequence ATGGCACCGTATGAAGCACTATATGGAAGAAAGTGTAGACTTGATGCAGTTGATGAACGAAGGGCACTTGGACTTGATGCAGTCGAAGAGATGGTCGAAATCGTTCGACAAATCCGTGCGCGAATGAAGAAAGCCCAGGACAGACAAAAATCGTACGCCGACGTCCAACGGACGGACTTACAGTTCCACGCTGGTGACAAAGTTTTCCTCAAGGTatccccgtcgaaagggataacgCGTTTTGGAGTTAAAGGGAAACTGAAGCCACGTTTCATCAGACCATACGGAATTCTTGAAGGAGTAGGACTCGTAGCTTATAGATTAGCGTTGCCGCCCAGCCTTGGGAACGTGCACAATGTTTTCCATGCGTCGCAGTTACGAATACACGTGTTCGACCCGAAGCATGTGATTCGCTATGAGGATGTTGCCGTACACCCGGATCTGGGCTACGAGGAGCAACCCCAGATGATCTTGGATCAAAAGGTCCAAACCTCGAGAAATAAATCCACTGCCTTCGTGAAAATACAAAGGAGAAACCACGGGCCCGaggaagccacgtgggagctTGAGGATAAGATGATAGAACTATACCCGAAACTCTTTCCATAG